Proteins encoded within one genomic window of Cucumis sativus cultivar 9930 chromosome 3, Cucumber_9930_V3, whole genome shotgun sequence:
- the LOC101209399 gene encoding G-type lectin S-receptor-like serine/threonine-protein kinase At5g24080 isoform X1: protein MASGANSFFFILGFAWFIQACMAGQIGIRSRLFASDHNQVWLSDNRTFAFGFSPLSSSGDNVNDRFLLAIWFAELPGDRTVIWSANRNSPVSKNAIVELDVTGNLVLTDGAAASVVWSSNTSGDGAEYAVMSESGNFILFNAERSPVWQSFSHPSDTLLPNQPLSVSLELTTSKSPSHGGYYTLKMLQQRTTLKLALTFNLPESYEGLPESYANYSYWSAPEISNVTGEVIAVLDEGGSFGVVYGDSSNGAVYVYKNDNDNGGLSASTNQSIRNVRTQVVRRLTLESNGNLRLYRWDDDVNGSRQWVPEWAAVSNPCDIAGICGNGICYLDKSKTNASCSCLPGTFKDNGGSQCFENSSSVGKCGGQNHQSSSTQFRISPVQQTNYYYSEFSVIANYSDINTVAKCGDACLTDCECVASVYGLDDEKPYCWVLRSLDFGGFEDAGSTLFVKVKSNGSIPEANGPGGGGDSSGSAKEKATVIPIVLSMAFLIGLLCLLLYYNVRRRRAMKRAMESSLILSGAPISFTHRDLQVRTNNFSEVLGTGGFGSVYKGSLGDGTLVAVKKLDRVFPHGEKEFITEVNTIGSMHHMNLVRLCGYCSEGSHRLLVYEFMKNGSLDKWIFPSHHNQDRILDWSTRFHIAVGTAQGIAYFHEQCRNRIIHCDIKPENILLDENFCPKVSDFGLAKLMGREHSHVVTMVRGTRGYLAPEWVSNRPITVKADVYSYGMLLLEIVGGRRNLDMSFDAEDFFYPGWAYKEMRNETHFKVADRRLEGAVEEKELMRALKVAFWCIQDEVVTRPTMGDIVRMLEGSMDVDMPPMPQTVVELVEEGLDQVYRAMKRDTNQSSSFTINSQPSSSLATCSHSTISPR, encoded by the exons ATGGCTTCAGGTgctaattctttcttttttattttgggttttgcATGGTTTATCCAGGCTTGTATGGCCGgtcaaattggtatcagatCGAGGTTGTTTGCTAGTGATCATAATCAAGTATGGCTTTCTGATAATCGTACATTTGCATTTGGATTTAGCCCATTAAGTAGTAGTGGTGATAATGTTAATGATCGATTTCTACTTGCTATTTGGTTTGCGGAGCTTCCAGGAGATCGCACTGTAATATGGTCAGCCAATAG AAACTCTCCAGTCTCCAAGAATGCGATTGTGGAGCTCGACGTCACCGGAAACCTCGTACTCACCGACGGTGCTGCCGCCTCCGTCGTCTGGTCTTCCAACACCTCTGGAGATGGAGCAGAGTATGCCGTCATGTCGGAATCCGGAAATTTTATCCTATTCAACGCTGAACGAAGCCCTGTTTGGCAAAGCTTTTCACACCCTTCTGATACCCTTCTCCCAAATCAACCTCTATCGGTCTCTTTAGAGCTAACAACGTCAAAATCCCCTTCCCATGGCGGATATTATACCCTAAAAATGCTCCAACAGCGCACCACTCTCAAACTTGCCTTGACGTTCAATTTGCCTGAAAGTTACGAGGGTTTGCCTGAATCTTACGCAAATTACTCGTACTGGTCCGCCCCTGAAATTTCCAATGTAACAGGGGAAGTCATTGCTGTTTTAGATGAAGGTGGAAGCTTCGGTGTGGTGTATGGTGACTCCTCTAATGGCGCGGTTTATGTTTACAAGAACGATAACGATAATGGGGGATTGTCAGCATCAACAAATCAGTCGATTCGTAATGTACGCACACAAGTTGTTCGACGATTGACCTTAGAGAGTAATGGGAACTTGCGTTTGTATCGCTGGGATGATGATGTCAATGGGTCTCGCCAATGGGTGCCAGAATGGGCGGCAGTTTCAAATCCTTGTGATATTGCTGGAATTTGTGGAAATGGGATTTGTTATTTGGATAAAAGCAAGACGAATGCGTCTTGTTCTTGCTTACCGGGGACTTTCAAGGACAACGGCGGCAGCCAGTGCTTTGAAAATTCATCGTCGGTGGGGAAATGTGGCGGCCAAAATCATCAATCTTCCTCGACTCAGTTCAGGATTTCTCCTGTTCagcaaacaaattattattactctgAGTTCTCTGTGATTGCAAATTACAGCGATATCAACACAGTAGCCAAATGTGGTGATGCTTGCTTAACTGATTGTGAGTGTGTTGCTTCTGTTTATGGGCTTGATGATGAGAAGCCTTACTGTTGGGTGTTGAGAAGCTTAGATTTTGGCGGATTTGAGGATGCTGGTTCGACTCTGTTTGTTAAGGTCAAGTCTAATGGCTCAATACCAGAAGCCAATGGGCCAGGAGGTGGAGGAGATTCTTCAGGAAGTGCTAAAGAAAAGGCTACGGTAATTCCTATTGTTCTGAGTATGGCTTTTCTGATTGGGCTGCTTTGTCTgttgttatattataatgttcGTAGAAGGAGAGCTATGAAGAGAGCCATGGAAAGCTCTCTCATCTTGTCTGGTGCTCCCATTAGTTTTACCCACCGTGATTTGCAGGTCCGAACGAACAATTTCTCTGAGGTTCTTGGCACAG gGGGATTTGGAAGTGTATATAAAGGAAGCCTTGGAGATGGGACTCTTGTAGCTGTGAAGAAACTTGACAGAGTTTTTCCTCATGGAGAGAAAGAGTTTATAACTGAAGTTAACACAATTGGATCTATGCATCACATGAACTTGGTTCGGCTCTGTGGATACTGCTCAGAAGGATCACATAG GCTTCTAGTTTATGAGTTTATGAAAAATGGTTCATTGGACAAGTGGATATTTCCATCACATCATAATCAAGACAGAATTTTAGATTGGTCGACTCGGTTCCACATAGCAGTTGGCACAGCACAAGGGATTGCTTATTTCCATGAGCAATGCAGGAATAGGATCATACATTGTGATATCAAGCCAGAAAACATTCTGTTGGATGAAAACTTTTGTCCCAAAGTTTCAGATTTTGGTCTGGCTAAGCTGATGGGAAGAGAGCATTCACATGTTGTAACAATGGTGAGAGGAACAAGAGGGTATTTGGCTCCAGAGTGGGTTAGTAATCGCCCCATCACTGTTAAAGCTGATGTTTACAGCTATGGGATGCTTCTCTTGGAGATTGTTGGTGGCAGGAGAAACCTTGATATGTCTTTTGATGCTGAAGACTTCTTCTATCCCGGTTGGGCTTACAAG GAGATGAGGAATGAGACACATTTCAAAGTCGCAGATAGGAGACTAGAGGGTGCAGTGGAGGAAAAAGAGCTTATGAGAGCATTAAAAGTTGCATTTTGGTGCATTCAAGATGAAGTTGTCACGAGACCGACGATGGGTGACATTGTGAGGATGTTGGAAGGATCAATGGATGTCGACATGCCGCCAATGCCACAAACGGTGGTGGAGCTGGTTGAGGAAGGGTTGGATCAAGTTTATAGAGCCATGAAAAGAGACACCAATCAGTCAAGTTCCTTCACCATTAATAGCcaaccttcatcttctttggcTACATGCAGCCATTCCACAATCTCTCCAAGATAG
- the LOC101209399 gene encoding G-type lectin S-receptor-like serine/threonine-protein kinase At5g24080 isoform X2, which produces MASGANSFFFILGFAWFIQACMAGQIGIRSRLFASDHNQVWLSDNRTFAFGFSPLSSSGDNVNDRFLLAIWFAELPGDRTVIWSANRNSPVSKNAIVELDVTGNLVLTDGAAASVVWSSNTSGDGAEYAVMSESGNFILFNAERSPVWQSFSHPSDTLLPNQPLSVSLELTTSKSPSHGGYYTLKMLQQRTTLKLALTFNLPESYEGLPESYANYSYWSAPEISNVTGEVIAVLDEGGSFGVVYGDSSNGAVYVYKNDNDNGGLSASTNQSIRNVRTQVVRRLTLESNGNLRLYRWDDDVNGSRQWVPEWAAVSNPCDIAGICGNGICYLDKSKTNASCSCLPGTFKDNGGSQCFENSSSVGKCGGQNHQSSSTQFRISPVQQTNYYYSEFSVIANYSDINTVAKCGDACLTDCECVASVYGLDDEKPYCWVLRSLDFGGFEDAGSTLFVKVKSNGSIPEANGPGGGGDSSGSAKEKATVRTNNFSEVLGTGGFGSVYKGSLGDGTLVAVKKLDRVFPHGEKEFITEVNTIGSMHHMNLVRLCGYCSEGSHRLLVYEFMKNGSLDKWIFPSHHNQDRILDWSTRFHIAVGTAQGIAYFHEQCRNRIIHCDIKPENILLDENFCPKVSDFGLAKLMGREHSHVVTMVRGTRGYLAPEWVSNRPITVKADVYSYGMLLLEIVGGRRNLDMSFDAEDFFYPGWAYKEMRNETHFKVADRRLEGAVEEKELMRALKVAFWCIQDEVVTRPTMGDIVRMLEGSMDVDMPPMPQTVVELVEEGLDQVYRAMKRDTNQSSSFTINSQPSSSLATCSHSTISPR; this is translated from the exons ATGGCTTCAGGTgctaattctttcttttttattttgggttttgcATGGTTTATCCAGGCTTGTATGGCCGgtcaaattggtatcagatCGAGGTTGTTTGCTAGTGATCATAATCAAGTATGGCTTTCTGATAATCGTACATTTGCATTTGGATTTAGCCCATTAAGTAGTAGTGGTGATAATGTTAATGATCGATTTCTACTTGCTATTTGGTTTGCGGAGCTTCCAGGAGATCGCACTGTAATATGGTCAGCCAATAG AAACTCTCCAGTCTCCAAGAATGCGATTGTGGAGCTCGACGTCACCGGAAACCTCGTACTCACCGACGGTGCTGCCGCCTCCGTCGTCTGGTCTTCCAACACCTCTGGAGATGGAGCAGAGTATGCCGTCATGTCGGAATCCGGAAATTTTATCCTATTCAACGCTGAACGAAGCCCTGTTTGGCAAAGCTTTTCACACCCTTCTGATACCCTTCTCCCAAATCAACCTCTATCGGTCTCTTTAGAGCTAACAACGTCAAAATCCCCTTCCCATGGCGGATATTATACCCTAAAAATGCTCCAACAGCGCACCACTCTCAAACTTGCCTTGACGTTCAATTTGCCTGAAAGTTACGAGGGTTTGCCTGAATCTTACGCAAATTACTCGTACTGGTCCGCCCCTGAAATTTCCAATGTAACAGGGGAAGTCATTGCTGTTTTAGATGAAGGTGGAAGCTTCGGTGTGGTGTATGGTGACTCCTCTAATGGCGCGGTTTATGTTTACAAGAACGATAACGATAATGGGGGATTGTCAGCATCAACAAATCAGTCGATTCGTAATGTACGCACACAAGTTGTTCGACGATTGACCTTAGAGAGTAATGGGAACTTGCGTTTGTATCGCTGGGATGATGATGTCAATGGGTCTCGCCAATGGGTGCCAGAATGGGCGGCAGTTTCAAATCCTTGTGATATTGCTGGAATTTGTGGAAATGGGATTTGTTATTTGGATAAAAGCAAGACGAATGCGTCTTGTTCTTGCTTACCGGGGACTTTCAAGGACAACGGCGGCAGCCAGTGCTTTGAAAATTCATCGTCGGTGGGGAAATGTGGCGGCCAAAATCATCAATCTTCCTCGACTCAGTTCAGGATTTCTCCTGTTCagcaaacaaattattattactctgAGTTCTCTGTGATTGCAAATTACAGCGATATCAACACAGTAGCCAAATGTGGTGATGCTTGCTTAACTGATTGTGAGTGTGTTGCTTCTGTTTATGGGCTTGATGATGAGAAGCCTTACTGTTGGGTGTTGAGAAGCTTAGATTTTGGCGGATTTGAGGATGCTGGTTCGACTCTGTTTGTTAAGGTCAAGTCTAATGGCTCAATACCAGAAGCCAATGGGCCAGGAGGTGGAGGAGATTCTTCAGGAAGTGCTAAAGAAAAGGCTACG GTCCGAACGAACAATTTCTCTGAGGTTCTTGGCACAG gGGGATTTGGAAGTGTATATAAAGGAAGCCTTGGAGATGGGACTCTTGTAGCTGTGAAGAAACTTGACAGAGTTTTTCCTCATGGAGAGAAAGAGTTTATAACTGAAGTTAACACAATTGGATCTATGCATCACATGAACTTGGTTCGGCTCTGTGGATACTGCTCAGAAGGATCACATAG GCTTCTAGTTTATGAGTTTATGAAAAATGGTTCATTGGACAAGTGGATATTTCCATCACATCATAATCAAGACAGAATTTTAGATTGGTCGACTCGGTTCCACATAGCAGTTGGCACAGCACAAGGGATTGCTTATTTCCATGAGCAATGCAGGAATAGGATCATACATTGTGATATCAAGCCAGAAAACATTCTGTTGGATGAAAACTTTTGTCCCAAAGTTTCAGATTTTGGTCTGGCTAAGCTGATGGGAAGAGAGCATTCACATGTTGTAACAATGGTGAGAGGAACAAGAGGGTATTTGGCTCCAGAGTGGGTTAGTAATCGCCCCATCACTGTTAAAGCTGATGTTTACAGCTATGGGATGCTTCTCTTGGAGATTGTTGGTGGCAGGAGAAACCTTGATATGTCTTTTGATGCTGAAGACTTCTTCTATCCCGGTTGGGCTTACAAG GAGATGAGGAATGAGACACATTTCAAAGTCGCAGATAGGAGACTAGAGGGTGCAGTGGAGGAAAAAGAGCTTATGAGAGCATTAAAAGTTGCATTTTGGTGCATTCAAGATGAAGTTGTCACGAGACCGACGATGGGTGACATTGTGAGGATGTTGGAAGGATCAATGGATGTCGACATGCCGCCAATGCCACAAACGGTGGTGGAGCTGGTTGAGGAAGGGTTGGATCAAGTTTATAGAGCCATGAAAAGAGACACCAATCAGTCAAGTTCCTTCACCATTAATAGCcaaccttcatcttctttggcTACATGCAGCCATTCCACAATCTCTCCAAGATAG
- the LOC101209399 gene encoding G-type lectin S-receptor-like serine/threonine-protein kinase At5g24080 isoform X3, producing MEEHIAVSFLVSKNAIVELDVTGNLVLTDGAAASVVWSSNTSGDGAEYAVMSESGNFILFNAERSPVWQSFSHPSDTLLPNQPLSVSLELTTSKSPSHGGYYTLKMLQQRTTLKLALTFNLPESYEGLPESYANYSYWSAPEISNVTGEVIAVLDEGGSFGVVYGDSSNGAVYVYKNDNDNGGLSASTNQSIRNVRTQVVRRLTLESNGNLRLYRWDDDVNGSRQWVPEWAAVSNPCDIAGICGNGICYLDKSKTNASCSCLPGTFKDNGGSQCFENSSSVGKCGGQNHQSSSTQFRISPVQQTNYYYSEFSVIANYSDINTVAKCGDACLTDCECVASVYGLDDEKPYCWVLRSLDFGGFEDAGSTLFVKVKSNGSIPEANGPGGGGDSSGSAKEKATVIPIVLSMAFLIGLLCLLLYYNVRRRRAMKRAMESSLILSGAPISFTHRDLQVRTNNFSEVLGTGGFGSVYKGSLGDGTLVAVKKLDRVFPHGEKEFITEVNTIGSMHHMNLVRLCGYCSEGSHRLLVYEFMKNGSLDKWIFPSHHNQDRILDWSTRFHIAVGTAQGIAYFHEQCRNRIIHCDIKPENILLDENFCPKVSDFGLAKLMGREHSHVVTMVRGTRGYLAPEWVSNRPITVKADVYSYGMLLLEIVGGRRNLDMSFDAEDFFYPGWAYKEMRNETHFKVADRRLEGAVEEKELMRALKVAFWCIQDEVVTRPTMGDIVRMLEGSMDVDMPPMPQTVVELVEEGLDQVYRAMKRDTNQSSSFTINSQPSSSLATCSHSTISPR from the exons ATGGAAGAACACATTGCCGTCAGCTTTTTGG TCTCCAAGAATGCGATTGTGGAGCTCGACGTCACCGGAAACCTCGTACTCACCGACGGTGCTGCCGCCTCCGTCGTCTGGTCTTCCAACACCTCTGGAGATGGAGCAGAGTATGCCGTCATGTCGGAATCCGGAAATTTTATCCTATTCAACGCTGAACGAAGCCCTGTTTGGCAAAGCTTTTCACACCCTTCTGATACCCTTCTCCCAAATCAACCTCTATCGGTCTCTTTAGAGCTAACAACGTCAAAATCCCCTTCCCATGGCGGATATTATACCCTAAAAATGCTCCAACAGCGCACCACTCTCAAACTTGCCTTGACGTTCAATTTGCCTGAAAGTTACGAGGGTTTGCCTGAATCTTACGCAAATTACTCGTACTGGTCCGCCCCTGAAATTTCCAATGTAACAGGGGAAGTCATTGCTGTTTTAGATGAAGGTGGAAGCTTCGGTGTGGTGTATGGTGACTCCTCTAATGGCGCGGTTTATGTTTACAAGAACGATAACGATAATGGGGGATTGTCAGCATCAACAAATCAGTCGATTCGTAATGTACGCACACAAGTTGTTCGACGATTGACCTTAGAGAGTAATGGGAACTTGCGTTTGTATCGCTGGGATGATGATGTCAATGGGTCTCGCCAATGGGTGCCAGAATGGGCGGCAGTTTCAAATCCTTGTGATATTGCTGGAATTTGTGGAAATGGGATTTGTTATTTGGATAAAAGCAAGACGAATGCGTCTTGTTCTTGCTTACCGGGGACTTTCAAGGACAACGGCGGCAGCCAGTGCTTTGAAAATTCATCGTCGGTGGGGAAATGTGGCGGCCAAAATCATCAATCTTCCTCGACTCAGTTCAGGATTTCTCCTGTTCagcaaacaaattattattactctgAGTTCTCTGTGATTGCAAATTACAGCGATATCAACACAGTAGCCAAATGTGGTGATGCTTGCTTAACTGATTGTGAGTGTGTTGCTTCTGTTTATGGGCTTGATGATGAGAAGCCTTACTGTTGGGTGTTGAGAAGCTTAGATTTTGGCGGATTTGAGGATGCTGGTTCGACTCTGTTTGTTAAGGTCAAGTCTAATGGCTCAATACCAGAAGCCAATGGGCCAGGAGGTGGAGGAGATTCTTCAGGAAGTGCTAAAGAAAAGGCTACGGTAATTCCTATTGTTCTGAGTATGGCTTTTCTGATTGGGCTGCTTTGTCTgttgttatattataatgttcGTAGAAGGAGAGCTATGAAGAGAGCCATGGAAAGCTCTCTCATCTTGTCTGGTGCTCCCATTAGTTTTACCCACCGTGATTTGCAGGTCCGAACGAACAATTTCTCTGAGGTTCTTGGCACAG gGGGATTTGGAAGTGTATATAAAGGAAGCCTTGGAGATGGGACTCTTGTAGCTGTGAAGAAACTTGACAGAGTTTTTCCTCATGGAGAGAAAGAGTTTATAACTGAAGTTAACACAATTGGATCTATGCATCACATGAACTTGGTTCGGCTCTGTGGATACTGCTCAGAAGGATCACATAG GCTTCTAGTTTATGAGTTTATGAAAAATGGTTCATTGGACAAGTGGATATTTCCATCACATCATAATCAAGACAGAATTTTAGATTGGTCGACTCGGTTCCACATAGCAGTTGGCACAGCACAAGGGATTGCTTATTTCCATGAGCAATGCAGGAATAGGATCATACATTGTGATATCAAGCCAGAAAACATTCTGTTGGATGAAAACTTTTGTCCCAAAGTTTCAGATTTTGGTCTGGCTAAGCTGATGGGAAGAGAGCATTCACATGTTGTAACAATGGTGAGAGGAACAAGAGGGTATTTGGCTCCAGAGTGGGTTAGTAATCGCCCCATCACTGTTAAAGCTGATGTTTACAGCTATGGGATGCTTCTCTTGGAGATTGTTGGTGGCAGGAGAAACCTTGATATGTCTTTTGATGCTGAAGACTTCTTCTATCCCGGTTGGGCTTACAAG GAGATGAGGAATGAGACACATTTCAAAGTCGCAGATAGGAGACTAGAGGGTGCAGTGGAGGAAAAAGAGCTTATGAGAGCATTAAAAGTTGCATTTTGGTGCATTCAAGATGAAGTTGTCACGAGACCGACGATGGGTGACATTGTGAGGATGTTGGAAGGATCAATGGATGTCGACATGCCGCCAATGCCACAAACGGTGGTGGAGCTGGTTGAGGAAGGGTTGGATCAAGTTTATAGAGCCATGAAAAGAGACACCAATCAGTCAAGTTCCTTCACCATTAATAGCcaaccttcatcttctttggcTACATGCAGCCATTCCACAATCTCTCCAAGATAG
- the LOC101209399 gene encoding G-type lectin S-receptor-like serine/threonine-protein kinase At5g24080 isoform X4, with protein sequence MSESGNFILFNAERSPVWQSFSHPSDTLLPNQPLSVSLELTTSKSPSHGGYYTLKMLQQRTTLKLALTFNLPESYEGLPESYANYSYWSAPEISNVTGEVIAVLDEGGSFGVVYGDSSNGAVYVYKNDNDNGGLSASTNQSIRNVRTQVVRRLTLESNGNLRLYRWDDDVNGSRQWVPEWAAVSNPCDIAGICGNGICYLDKSKTNASCSCLPGTFKDNGGSQCFENSSSVGKCGGQNHQSSSTQFRISPVQQTNYYYSEFSVIANYSDINTVAKCGDACLTDCECVASVYGLDDEKPYCWVLRSLDFGGFEDAGSTLFVKVKSNGSIPEANGPGGGGDSSGSAKEKATVIPIVLSMAFLIGLLCLLLYYNVRRRRAMKRAMESSLILSGAPISFTHRDLQVRTNNFSEVLGTGGFGSVYKGSLGDGTLVAVKKLDRVFPHGEKEFITEVNTIGSMHHMNLVRLCGYCSEGSHRLLVYEFMKNGSLDKWIFPSHHNQDRILDWSTRFHIAVGTAQGIAYFHEQCRNRIIHCDIKPENILLDENFCPKVSDFGLAKLMGREHSHVVTMVRGTRGYLAPEWVSNRPITVKADVYSYGMLLLEIVGGRRNLDMSFDAEDFFYPGWAYKEMRNETHFKVADRRLEGAVEEKELMRALKVAFWCIQDEVVTRPTMGDIVRMLEGSMDVDMPPMPQTVVELVEEGLDQVYRAMKRDTNQSSSFTINSQPSSSLATCSHSTISPR encoded by the exons ATGTCGGAATCCGGAAATTTTATCCTATTCAACGCTGAACGAAGCCCTGTTTGGCAAAGCTTTTCACACCCTTCTGATACCCTTCTCCCAAATCAACCTCTATCGGTCTCTTTAGAGCTAACAACGTCAAAATCCCCTTCCCATGGCGGATATTATACCCTAAAAATGCTCCAACAGCGCACCACTCTCAAACTTGCCTTGACGTTCAATTTGCCTGAAAGTTACGAGGGTTTGCCTGAATCTTACGCAAATTACTCGTACTGGTCCGCCCCTGAAATTTCCAATGTAACAGGGGAAGTCATTGCTGTTTTAGATGAAGGTGGAAGCTTCGGTGTGGTGTATGGTGACTCCTCTAATGGCGCGGTTTATGTTTACAAGAACGATAACGATAATGGGGGATTGTCAGCATCAACAAATCAGTCGATTCGTAATGTACGCACACAAGTTGTTCGACGATTGACCTTAGAGAGTAATGGGAACTTGCGTTTGTATCGCTGGGATGATGATGTCAATGGGTCTCGCCAATGGGTGCCAGAATGGGCGGCAGTTTCAAATCCTTGTGATATTGCTGGAATTTGTGGAAATGGGATTTGTTATTTGGATAAAAGCAAGACGAATGCGTCTTGTTCTTGCTTACCGGGGACTTTCAAGGACAACGGCGGCAGCCAGTGCTTTGAAAATTCATCGTCGGTGGGGAAATGTGGCGGCCAAAATCATCAATCTTCCTCGACTCAGTTCAGGATTTCTCCTGTTCagcaaacaaattattattactctgAGTTCTCTGTGATTGCAAATTACAGCGATATCAACACAGTAGCCAAATGTGGTGATGCTTGCTTAACTGATTGTGAGTGTGTTGCTTCTGTTTATGGGCTTGATGATGAGAAGCCTTACTGTTGGGTGTTGAGAAGCTTAGATTTTGGCGGATTTGAGGATGCTGGTTCGACTCTGTTTGTTAAGGTCAAGTCTAATGGCTCAATACCAGAAGCCAATGGGCCAGGAGGTGGAGGAGATTCTTCAGGAAGTGCTAAAGAAAAGGCTACGGTAATTCCTATTGTTCTGAGTATGGCTTTTCTGATTGGGCTGCTTTGTCTgttgttatattataatgttcGTAGAAGGAGAGCTATGAAGAGAGCCATGGAAAGCTCTCTCATCTTGTCTGGTGCTCCCATTAGTTTTACCCACCGTGATTTGCAGGTCCGAACGAACAATTTCTCTGAGGTTCTTGGCACAG gGGGATTTGGAAGTGTATATAAAGGAAGCCTTGGAGATGGGACTCTTGTAGCTGTGAAGAAACTTGACAGAGTTTTTCCTCATGGAGAGAAAGAGTTTATAACTGAAGTTAACACAATTGGATCTATGCATCACATGAACTTGGTTCGGCTCTGTGGATACTGCTCAGAAGGATCACATAG GCTTCTAGTTTATGAGTTTATGAAAAATGGTTCATTGGACAAGTGGATATTTCCATCACATCATAATCAAGACAGAATTTTAGATTGGTCGACTCGGTTCCACATAGCAGTTGGCACAGCACAAGGGATTGCTTATTTCCATGAGCAATGCAGGAATAGGATCATACATTGTGATATCAAGCCAGAAAACATTCTGTTGGATGAAAACTTTTGTCCCAAAGTTTCAGATTTTGGTCTGGCTAAGCTGATGGGAAGAGAGCATTCACATGTTGTAACAATGGTGAGAGGAACAAGAGGGTATTTGGCTCCAGAGTGGGTTAGTAATCGCCCCATCACTGTTAAAGCTGATGTTTACAGCTATGGGATGCTTCTCTTGGAGATTGTTGGTGGCAGGAGAAACCTTGATATGTCTTTTGATGCTGAAGACTTCTTCTATCCCGGTTGGGCTTACAAG GAGATGAGGAATGAGACACATTTCAAAGTCGCAGATAGGAGACTAGAGGGTGCAGTGGAGGAAAAAGAGCTTATGAGAGCATTAAAAGTTGCATTTTGGTGCATTCAAGATGAAGTTGTCACGAGACCGACGATGGGTGACATTGTGAGGATGTTGGAAGGATCAATGGATGTCGACATGCCGCCAATGCCACAAACGGTGGTGGAGCTGGTTGAGGAAGGGTTGGATCAAGTTTATAGAGCCATGAAAAGAGACACCAATCAGTCAAGTTCCTTCACCATTAATAGCcaaccttcatcttctttggcTACATGCAGCCATTCCACAATCTCTCCAAGATAG